A window of the Serratia sarumanii genome harbors these coding sequences:
- the agaR gene encoding transcriptional repressor AgaR: MPVNTAKRREHIIDLLCEHGSVRVEQLSKQFAVSTVTIRNDLRFLERKGCALRAYGGAMLNQQFAFDRPLRDKGRLNRDVKTLIANAAAGYVRDGDALILDSGSTTTQIVPFLKGRRDLVVMTNALNIAYELSGNDGVEVMVLGGSVRRNSYSLYGPAAEQQLRQYRFDKLFLGVDGFDLSAGITTPHPGEAHLNRVMCEVAREIIAVADASKFGRKSFCMIREAGQIHRLITDSRLPDDYERALTELGVEVIIADR, encoded by the coding sequence ATGCCAGTGAATACCGCAAAGCGACGTGAACACATTATCGATCTGTTATGCGAGCACGGCAGCGTGCGCGTGGAGCAGCTCAGCAAACAGTTTGCGGTATCCACGGTGACGATCCGCAACGATCTGCGCTTTCTGGAACGAAAAGGGTGTGCGCTGCGCGCTTACGGCGGCGCGATGCTCAATCAGCAATTCGCTTTCGATCGGCCGCTGCGGGACAAGGGGCGGTTGAATCGCGACGTCAAAACGCTGATCGCCAACGCGGCGGCCGGCTATGTGCGCGACGGCGATGCGCTGATCCTCGATTCCGGCTCCACCACCACGCAGATCGTGCCGTTCCTGAAGGGGCGGCGCGATCTGGTGGTGATGACCAATGCGCTGAACATTGCCTACGAGCTTTCGGGAAACGACGGGGTGGAGGTCATGGTGCTGGGGGGCAGCGTGCGCCGCAACTCTTACTCGCTCTACGGTCCGGCCGCCGAGCAGCAATTGCGTCAGTACCGCTTCGACAAGCTGTTTTTGGGCGTCGACGGGTTCGATCTGAGCGCCGGCATTACCACGCCTCACCCCGGTGAGGCGCACCTCAATCGCGTGATGTGCGAGGTGGCGCGCGAGATTATCGCGGTGGCGGATGCCAGCAAATTCGGTCGCAAGAGCTTTTGCATGATTCGCGAAGCCGGACAAATCCATCGGCTGATCACCGACAGCCGTCTTCCGGACGATTACGAGCGGGCGTTAACCGAGCTGGGCGTAGAGGTCATCATCGCCGATCGGTAG
- the agaV gene encoding PTS N-acetylgalactosamine transporter subunit IIB, with product MPNILMTRIDNRLVHGQVGVTWTNTLGANLVVVANDEAAADPVQQNLMDMVVAEGVQTRYFTLQKTIDVIHKAADRQKIFLVCKTPQDVLTLVRGGVPIRFVNVGNMHFAEGKRQVHKTVSLDDGDVAAFRALAALGVECEVRRVPDEAGEAIGKLLF from the coding sequence ATGCCGAACATTTTAATGACCCGCATCGACAATCGCCTGGTGCACGGCCAGGTGGGCGTGACCTGGACCAACACCCTCGGCGCCAACCTGGTGGTGGTGGCCAACGACGAGGCCGCCGCCGATCCGGTGCAGCAGAACCTGATGGACATGGTGGTGGCGGAAGGGGTGCAGACCCGCTACTTCACGCTGCAGAAAACCATCGACGTGATCCACAAGGCGGCGGATCGGCAGAAGATTTTTCTGGTGTGCAAAACGCCGCAGGACGTGTTGACGCTGGTGCGCGGCGGGGTGCCGATCCGTTTCGTCAACGTCGGCAACATGCACTTCGCCGAGGGGAAGCGGCAGGTGCACAAAACGGTGTCGCTGGACGACGGCGACGTGGCCGCGTTTCGCGCGTTAGCGGCGCTGGGCGTGGAGTGCGAAGTGCGCCGGGTGCCGGATGAGGCGGGCGAGGCTATCGGCAAATTGCTCTTTTGA
- a CDS encoding DsbA family protein — translation MTETTLHYIFDPLCGWCYGAAPLVKAAQSLPGLKVVPHAGGMMTGNNRRQITDEWRNYVIPHDKRIAEMTGQPFGEAYFNGLLRDTTAVMDSEPPITAILAAEKLAGRGLDMLHRIQQAHYQEGRRIADTPVLEALAKELGLPSAAFIAEMRFNTGAPTAQHIAESRALLAKVQGQGFPTFALQDSEGRLHLLPAGNYLGNVEAWKNLLGAAALA, via the coding sequence ATGACCGAAACCACTCTGCATTACATTTTCGATCCGCTGTGCGGCTGGTGCTACGGCGCCGCGCCGCTGGTGAAAGCGGCTCAGAGCCTCCCTGGGCTGAAGGTTGTGCCGCACGCCGGCGGCATGATGACCGGCAACAACCGCCGTCAGATTACCGACGAATGGCGCAACTACGTCATTCCGCACGACAAACGCATCGCCGAGATGACGGGCCAGCCTTTTGGCGAAGCCTATTTCAACGGCCTGCTGCGCGACACCACGGCAGTGATGGATTCCGAGCCGCCGATCACCGCTATCCTGGCGGCGGAAAAGCTGGCGGGCCGCGGGCTGGACATGCTGCACCGCATTCAGCAGGCGCACTATCAAGAAGGCCGGCGCATCGCCGATACGCCGGTGCTGGAAGCGTTGGCGAAAGAGCTGGGGTTGCCTTCGGCGGCGTTTATCGCCGAAATGCGTTTCAACACCGGCGCACCAACCGCGCAGCACATCGCGGAAAGCCGGGCGCTGCTGGCCAAAGTGCAAGGCCAGGGCTTCCCGACCTTTGCGCTGCAGGACAGCGAAGGCCGTCTGCATCTGCTGCCGGCCGGCAACTATCTGGGTAACGTGGAAGCCTGGAAAAACCTGCTGGGCGCCGCCGCGCTGGCGTAA
- the agaF gene encoding PTS galactosamine/N-acetylgalactosamine transporter subunit IIA, which produces MPGIVITGHGGFATGLLQAVEQVVGPQPHCAAVDFPEQMSTAQLNDALRSALAAVAQPDGVVFLTDMLGGSPFRSACELADAQGDCEVLTGVNMQLAAEMMLERDGLSLDEFREMALACGKRGLTSLWHERRRVKCENVPADGI; this is translated from the coding sequence ATGCCAGGCATTGTGATTACCGGCCACGGCGGCTTCGCCACCGGGCTGTTGCAGGCGGTGGAGCAGGTGGTGGGGCCGCAGCCGCACTGCGCGGCGGTCGATTTCCCCGAACAGATGAGCACCGCGCAGCTCAACGACGCCTTGCGCTCGGCGCTGGCGGCGGTGGCGCAGCCGGACGGCGTGGTGTTTCTCACCGACATGCTCGGCGGCTCGCCGTTTCGCAGCGCCTGCGAACTGGCGGATGCGCAGGGCGATTGCGAAGTGCTGACCGGCGTCAACATGCAGCTGGCGGCGGAAATGATGCTGGAGCGCGACGGGTTGAGCCTGGATGAGTTTCGCGAGATGGCGCTGGCGTGCGGCAAACGCGGCCTGACCAGCCTGTGGCATGAGCGCCGCCGGGTGAAATGTGAAAACGTGCCGGCCGACGGCATCTGA
- a CDS encoding D-tagatose-bisphosphate aldolase, class II, non-catalytic subunit has protein sequence MQQLLQLVEQHKAGMPVGIFSVCSAHPWVLKAALRQAKARGTPVLVEATSNQVNQFGGYTGQTAAQFRDALWHLADEVGLARDRVWLGGDHLGPNAWQDRPAQEAMALAETLIDDYVRAGFRKIHLDCSMSCAGDPSPLGDATVAERAARLCAVAERAWMQSGGEAPVYVIGTEVPVPGGAQEALASLQVTTPHAVAQTLETHRIAWQQAELNDAWQRTIALVVQPGVEFDHHRVERYQPQRADALSHFIERQPGMIYEAHSTDYQPPQAYRQLVRDHFAILKVGPALTFALREALFALDRIEREWLGERQSAQLCATLEQVMREQPQQWSRYYHGTPHQQYLDRHYSLSDRVRYYWPQPQVQQAVDGLLDNLRRSPAPLALLSQYLPDQARALNAGELSADPQEWVLHKVTQVLDDYHAACYPEGR, from the coding sequence ATGCAGCAGTTGTTACAGCTTGTCGAGCAGCACAAGGCCGGTATGCCGGTCGGGATCTTTTCCGTCTGTTCCGCCCATCCCTGGGTTCTGAAGGCCGCGCTGCGGCAGGCCAAAGCGCGCGGCACGCCGGTATTGGTGGAGGCGACGTCCAACCAGGTCAATCAGTTCGGCGGCTATACCGGCCAAACGGCGGCCCAGTTCCGCGATGCGCTGTGGCATCTGGCGGATGAGGTTGGCCTGGCGCGCGATCGCGTGTGGCTGGGCGGCGATCACCTGGGGCCCAACGCCTGGCAAGATCGCCCGGCTCAGGAGGCGATGGCGCTGGCGGAAACCTTGATCGACGATTACGTTCGCGCCGGATTTCGCAAGATTCACCTCGATTGTTCCATGTCGTGCGCCGGCGATCCCTCGCCCCTGGGGGATGCCACGGTCGCCGAGCGTGCGGCGCGCTTGTGCGCGGTGGCGGAGCGGGCCTGGATGCAGAGCGGCGGCGAAGCGCCGGTCTATGTGATTGGCACCGAAGTGCCGGTGCCGGGCGGCGCGCAGGAGGCGCTGGCGAGTCTGCAGGTCACCACGCCGCACGCGGTGGCGCAAACGCTGGAAACGCACCGTATCGCCTGGCAACAGGCCGAGCTGAACGATGCCTGGCAGAGAACCATCGCGCTGGTGGTGCAGCCGGGCGTCGAGTTCGATCACCACCGCGTCGAACGCTATCAGCCGCAGCGCGCCGACGCATTGAGCCATTTCATCGAACGCCAGCCGGGCATGATCTATGAAGCGCACTCCACGGACTATCAGCCGCCGCAGGCCTACCGCCAACTGGTGCGCGATCACTTCGCCATCCTGAAGGTGGGGCCGGCGCTGACCTTCGCGCTGCGCGAAGCGCTGTTCGCCCTCGATCGCATCGAGCGTGAATGGCTGGGGGAGCGCCAGTCGGCGCAGCTGTGCGCCACGCTGGAGCAGGTGATGCGCGAGCAGCCGCAGCAGTGGAGCCGCTACTACCACGGCACGCCGCACCAACAGTACCTCGATCGCCACTACAGCCTGAGCGATCGGGTTCGTTACTACTGGCCGCAGCCGCAGGTGCAGCAGGCGGTCGACGGGCTGCTGGACAACCTGCGCCGCAGCCCGGCGCCGCTGGCGCTGCTCAGCCAGTACCTGCCGGATCAGGCGCGGGCGCTGAACGCCGGCGAATTGAGCGCCGATCCGCAAGAGTGGGTGCTGCATAAAGTGACGCAGGTGCTCGACGATTACCACGCCGCCTGCTACCCGGAGGGCCGCTGA
- the agaW gene encoding PTS N-acetylgalactosamine transporter subunit IIC, which translates to MLTDALLIALLAGLAGVDLFDGLTHFHRPVVMGPLVGLILGDVYTGLLVGGTLELVWMGMVPLAGAQPPNVVIGGVIGTAFAILTKADPKVAIGVAVPFSIAVQGCITLLFTLFSPMMHRCDRMVKELNWRGVERVNYLGIGILFIFYFVVAFLPIYFGADAASAMVQKAPGWLLDGLAVAGGMMPAIGFSLLMKVMMKKNYVAYFILGFISVTFLKLPILAVALGALAIALIDFFNTQRGAAEATARPAPQEDAEDGI; encoded by the coding sequence ATGTTGACGGATGCGTTATTGATTGCGTTGTTGGCCGGGCTGGCGGGGGTGGACCTGTTCGACGGCCTGACCCACTTCCATCGGCCGGTGGTGATGGGGCCGCTGGTGGGGCTGATTTTGGGCGATGTCTACACCGGCTTGCTGGTGGGCGGTACGCTGGAGCTGGTGTGGATGGGGATGGTGCCGCTGGCGGGCGCCCAACCGCCGAACGTGGTGATCGGCGGGGTGATCGGCACCGCGTTTGCCATTCTGACCAAGGCCGACCCTAAAGTGGCGATCGGCGTGGCGGTGCCATTCTCGATTGCGGTGCAGGGCTGCATCACGCTGCTGTTTACGCTGTTCTCGCCGATGATGCACCGCTGCGATCGCATGGTGAAAGAGCTGAACTGGCGCGGCGTCGAACGGGTGAACTATCTCGGCATCGGCATCCTGTTCATCTTCTATTTCGTGGTGGCGTTCCTGCCGATTTACTTCGGCGCCGATGCGGCCAGCGCCATGGTGCAGAAGGCGCCGGGTTGGCTGCTGGACGGGCTGGCGGTGGCGGGCGGCATGATGCCGGCAATCGGCTTCTCGCTGCTGATGAAGGTGATGATGAAAAAAAACTACGTGGCCTATTTTATCCTCGGCTTTATCTCGGTCACGTTCCTCAAGCTGCCGATCCTGGCGGTGGCGCTGGGCGCCCTGGCGATCGCCCTGATCGATTTCTTCAACACGCAACGCGGCGCGGCAGAGGCGACGGCCCGGCCCGCTCCGCAGGAGGACGCCGAAGATGGCATTTAA
- a CDS encoding PTS system mannose/fructose/sorbose family transporter subunit IID, with translation MAFNDSDDLLAQKAEQRMAQALATSQVEQDDYLDNQPAEALTRGDINRMAWRSLLLQASFNYERMQAGGWLYQLIPGLRKIHRNPQDLANSMKMHMEFINVHPFDVTFLSGLVLAMEQNKEKISTIRAVKVALMGPLGGIGDALFWLTLLPICAGIGASLALEGSLFGPIVFLLLFNLFHFGLRFGLAHYGYQAGTSALALLKTHTRRISHAASIVGMTVIGALVASYVHLSTPLVMHAGKARVALQTDVLDKLMPNLLPLCFTLLIFFLMKRGFSPVKLIGVTVAIGVAGKFIGIL, from the coding sequence ATGGCATTTAACGATTCCGACGATCTGCTGGCGCAAAAGGCTGAGCAACGCATGGCGCAGGCGCTGGCCACCAGCCAGGTGGAACAGGACGACTACCTGGATAACCAACCCGCCGAAGCGCTGACGCGCGGCGACATCAACCGCATGGCCTGGCGTTCGCTGCTGCTGCAGGCGTCGTTCAACTATGAACGCATGCAGGCCGGTGGCTGGCTGTATCAGCTGATCCCCGGGCTGCGCAAGATCCACCGCAACCCGCAGGATCTGGCCAACTCGATGAAGATGCACATGGAATTTATCAACGTGCACCCGTTCGACGTCACCTTCCTGTCCGGTCTGGTGCTGGCGATGGAGCAGAACAAGGAGAAGATCTCCACCATTCGCGCGGTGAAAGTGGCGCTGATGGGGCCGCTCGGCGGCATCGGCGACGCGCTGTTTTGGCTGACGCTGCTGCCGATCTGCGCCGGGATAGGCGCTTCGCTGGCATTGGAGGGCAGCCTGTTCGGGCCGATCGTCTTCCTGCTGCTGTTCAACCTGTTCCACTTCGGCCTGCGCTTCGGGCTGGCGCACTACGGCTATCAGGCCGGTACCAGCGCGCTGGCGCTGTTGAAGACCCACACCCGGCGCATTTCTCACGCCGCGTCGATCGTCGGCATGACGGTGATCGGCGCACTGGTGGCCTCGTATGTGCATCTGTCCACGCCGTTGGTGATGCATGCCGGCAAAGCCAGGGTGGCGCTGCAGACAGACGTGCTGGACAAGTTGATGCCCAACTTGTTGCCGCTGTGCTTCACGCTGCTCATTTTCTTCCTGATGAAGCGCGGTTTCTCGCCGGTGAAGCTGATTGGCGTCACCGTAGCGATCGGCGTGGCGGGCAAATTTATCGGCATTTTGTGA
- a CDS encoding ABC transporter ATP-binding protein/permease has product MNATPLQKHAVWQLIKPFWVSEERWRAWMMLIAIVVLSLGLVYISVQINQWNQVFYDALQNKNYPVFKAQLWRFTYLALIFIVLAVYKIYLTQGLQMRWRRWMTEKFMEKWLAHQAYYHTEQQQIVDNPDQRIAEDLNVLTQYTLSLSLGLLSSLVTLFSFIDILWHVSGPMTFALGQHAITLPGYMVWFALLYAVLGSLLIWWVGKPLVMLGFNQERYEANFRFGLIRIRENNDAIALYHGEPREAQQLGDRFDTIRSNWWAIMRITRRLNIATNFYGQFAIVFPLLVAAPRYFSGAIQMGGLMQIASAFGQVQGALSWFIDAFNDLATWKACVNRLAGFNAAVDQVHHQPRGIQLREETAHPLTLSNLSLHLPDGQPLLAGAEMTLQRGDRLLIVGPSGCGKSTLLRAIAGIWPYGAGAIGVAANANTLFLPQRSYIPIGTLREALSYPSLASEYSDPQLMRVLENCRLKHLQRWLNTSANWSHRLSPGEQQRLAFARALLIRPNILFLDEATSALDDETEQLMYCLLVDELPDVTLISVAHRNSVAKYHQTCWRFSRSEDQAARLMLSPLPA; this is encoded by the coding sequence ATGAACGCAACCCCCTTGCAGAAACACGCCGTGTGGCAGCTGATCAAACCCTTTTGGGTGTCGGAGGAGCGATGGCGCGCCTGGATGATGCTGATCGCCATCGTCGTCCTGTCGCTCGGCCTGGTCTATATCAGCGTGCAGATCAACCAGTGGAATCAGGTGTTCTACGATGCGCTGCAGAACAAGAACTACCCGGTATTCAAGGCGCAGCTGTGGCGTTTTACCTATCTGGCGCTGATCTTCATCGTGCTGGCGGTCTACAAGATCTACCTGACTCAGGGGCTGCAGATGCGCTGGCGGCGCTGGATGACGGAAAAGTTCATGGAAAAATGGCTGGCGCACCAGGCGTATTACCACACCGAGCAGCAGCAGATCGTCGATAACCCCGATCAGCGTATTGCCGAAGATCTCAACGTATTGACCCAATATACCCTGTCGCTGTCGCTCGGGCTGCTCTCCAGCCTGGTGACGCTGTTTTCCTTTATCGACATCCTATGGCACGTCAGCGGGCCAATGACCTTCGCGCTCGGCCAGCATGCCATCACCTTGCCCGGTTATATGGTGTGGTTCGCGCTGCTGTATGCGGTGCTGGGATCGCTGCTGATCTGGTGGGTCGGCAAACCTCTGGTCATGCTGGGCTTCAACCAGGAACGGTATGAGGCAAACTTCCGTTTCGGCCTGATCCGCATCCGCGAAAACAACGACGCCATCGCGCTGTACCACGGCGAACCGCGCGAGGCGCAGCAGCTGGGCGATCGTTTTGACACCATTCGCAGCAACTGGTGGGCGATTATGCGCATCACCCGGCGGCTGAACATCGCCACCAACTTCTACGGCCAGTTCGCCATTGTATTTCCCCTGCTGGTGGCGGCGCCGCGCTACTTCTCCGGCGCCATTCAGATGGGCGGCCTGATGCAGATCGCCTCGGCCTTCGGCCAGGTACAGGGTGCGCTGTCGTGGTTCATCGACGCATTTAACGATTTGGCGACCTGGAAAGCCTGCGTCAACCGTCTGGCCGGCTTCAACGCCGCCGTCGATCAGGTGCATCATCAGCCGCGCGGCATTCAGCTGCGGGAAGAGACCGCCCATCCGTTGACGCTGAGCAACCTCAGCCTGCACTTGCCCGACGGCCAGCCGCTGCTGGCCGGCGCCGAGATGACGCTGCAACGCGGCGATCGCCTGCTGATCGTCGGCCCTTCCGGCTGCGGCAAGTCGACGCTGCTGCGGGCCATCGCCGGTATCTGGCCTTACGGCGCGGGCGCCATCGGGGTAGCGGCCAATGCCAACACGTTGTTCCTGCCGCAGCGCAGCTACATTCCGATCGGCACGCTGCGCGAAGCGTTGAGCTACCCGAGCCTGGCGTCGGAATACAGCGATCCGCAGCTGATGCGGGTGCTGGAAAACTGCCGCCTGAAACACCTGCAGCGCTGGCTGAATACCTCCGCCAACTGGAGCCACCGCCTGTCGCCGGGCGAGCAACAGCGGCTGGCGTTCGCCCGCGCCCTGTTGATTCGCCCGAACATCCTGTTCCTCGACGAAGCCACCAGCGCGCTGGACGACGAAACCGAACAGTTGATGTACTGCCTGCTGGTGGATGAACTGCCGGACGTGACGCTGATCAGCGTGGCGCACCGCAACAGCGTGGCGAAGTACCACCAGACCTGCTGGCGCTTCAGCCGCAGCGAAGATCAAGCGGCGCGCCTGATGCTAAGCCCGCTGCCGGCATAA